From Halichoerus grypus chromosome 6, mHalGry1.hap1.1, whole genome shotgun sequence, one genomic window encodes:
- the SLC16A8 gene encoding monocarboxylate transporter 3: MGAGGPRRGAGPPDGGWGWAVLGACFVVTGFAYGFPKAVSVFFRALMRDFGAGYSDTAWVSSIMLAMLYGTGPVSSILVTRFGCRPVMLVGGLLASAGMVLASFATRLLELYLTAGVLTGLGLALNFQPSLIMLGLYFERRRPLANGLAAAGSPVFLSALSPLGQQLLEHFGWRGGFLLLGGLLLHCCACGAVMRPPPGPGPRPRGDSADGAPGEAEAEAEAEAEAGGAGLRLREAPPGGRARRRLLDVAVCADRAFGVYAVTKFLMALGLFVPAILLVNYAKDAGVPDADAAFLLSIVGFVDIVARPACGALAGLARLRPHVAYLFSLALMANGLTDLSSARARSYGALVAFCVAFGLSYGMVGALQFEVLMAAVGSHRFPSALGLVLLVEAVAVLIGPPSAGRLVDALKNYEIIFYLAGSEVALAGVFMAIATKCCLRGRRSQHTQPGQGTEGAASDSEDAEAPGDSEALPTGAEEPCGLQAREVPSPGAAAPEVEAEPGRDPKSA; encoded by the exons ATGGGCGCTGGCGGCCCCCGGCGGGGCGCGGGTCCCCCAGAcggaggctggggctgggccgtGCTGGGTGCCTGCTTCGTGGTCACCGGTTTCGCGTACGGCTTCCCCAAGGCCGTGAGCGTCTTCTTCCGCGCGCTCATGCGCGACTTCGGCGCGGGCTACAGCGACACGGCCTGGGTGTCCTCCATCATGCTCGCCATGCTCTACGGCACCG gtcctgtctcCAGCATCCTCGTGACCCGCTTTGGCTGTCGCCCGGTGATGCTGGTGGGTGGGCTGTTGGCCTCGGCGGGCATGGTCCTGGCATCCTTCGCCACGCGCCTCCTGGAGCTGTACCTGACGGCCGGGGTGCTCACAG gcctgggcctggccctcAACTTCCAGCCGTCGCTCATCATGCTGGGGCTGTACTTCGAGCGGCGGCGGCCCCTGGCCAACGGGCTGGCGGCGGCGGGCAGCCCCGTGTTCCTGTCGGCGCTGTCGCCGCTCGGCCAGCAGCTGCTCGAGCACTTCGGCTGGCGCGGCGGCTTCCTGCTGCTCGGCGGCCTCCTGCTGCACTGCTGCGCGTGCGGCGCCGTCATGCGCCCGCCGCCGGGGCCCGGCCCGCGACCTCGCGGGGACAGCGCGGACGGCGCTCCCGGGGAagcggaggcggaggcggaggcggaggcggaggcggggggcgcggggctgCGTCTGCGCGAGGCGCCCCCTGGCGGCCGCGCCCGCCGGCGCCTGCTGGACGTGGCCGTGTGCGCGGACCGCGCCTTCGGGGTGTACGCCGTCACCAAGTTCCTGATGGCGCTCGGGCTCTTCGTGCCCGCCATCCTGCTGGTGAACTACGCCAAGGACGCAGGCGTACCGGACGCCGACGCCGCCTTCCTGCTGTCCATCGTGGGCTTCGTAGACATCGTGGCGCGGCCGGCGTGCGGCGCCCTGGCGGGCCTGGCGCGCCTGCGACCCCATGTCGCCTACCTCTTCAGCCTGGCCCTGATGGCCAACGGGCTCACGGATCTGAgcagcgcgcgcgcgcgctcctACGGCGCCCTTGTCGCCTTCTGCGTCGCCTTCGGCCTCTCGTACGGCATGGTGGGTGCGCTGCAGTTCGAGGTGCTCATGGCAGCCGTGGGTTCGCACCGCTTCCCCAGCGCGCTGGGCCTGGTGTTGCTCGTCGAGGCCGTGGCCGTGCTCATCGGACCGCCCTCTGCCG GCCGCCTGGTGGACGCCCTGAAGAACTACGAGATCATCTTCTACCTGGCCGGCTCTGAGGTGGCCCTGGCCGGGGTCTTCATGGCCATCGCCACCAAGTGTTGCCTGCGCGGCCGCCGCTCTCAGCACACCCAGCCCGGCCAAGGCACCGAGGGCGCGGCCAGCGACAGCGAGGACGCTGAGGCCCCAGGCGACTCTGAGGCCCTGCCCACCGGGGCTGAGGAGCCCTGCGGCCTCCAAGCCCGGGAGGTGCCGAGCCCCGGGGCCGCGGCACCAGAGGTGGAGGCAGAACCAGGGCGGGACCCCAAGTCTGCATAG
- the BAIAP2L2 gene encoding BAR/IMD domain-containing adapter protein 2-like 2 isoform X2, producing the protein MEICYSTWRRTRSWTCSSSNCQHYEMEYHHRAANLEKCMSELWRMERKRDKNVREMKESVNRLHAQMQAFVSESQRAAELEEKRRYRFLAEKHLLLSNTFLQFFGRARGMLQNRVLLWKEQSEASRSPSRAHSPGLLGPALGPPYPSGRLTPTRLDMPQRPLAEFSAPRSRHGSEPGEARSPSQLEPDRRSLPRTPSASSLYASGSPRSRSNSFGERPGGGGGGGARRVRALVSHSEGANHTLLRFSAGDVVEVLVPEAQNGWLYGKLEGSCVSGWFPKAYVKPLEEVPVSPMCPLSPVTSMNPMSPMNELPSRSYPLRGSHSLDDLLDRPANSTAPSEYWDGQSRSRTPSRVPSRAPSPTPTALPDSRQSSMGSPGVASDVKKLMSWEQHPPELFPRGTNPFATVKLRPTITNDRSAPLIR; encoded by the exons ATGGAGATCTGCTACAGCACATGGAGAAGAACACGAAGCTGGACATGCAGTTCATCAAA CTGCCAGCACTATGAGATGGAGTACCACCACCGAGCCGCCAACCTGGAGAAGTGCATGTCTGAGCTGTGGCGCATGGAACGCAAGAGGGACAAGAATGTGCGGGAGATGAAG GAGAGTGTGAACCGGCTACACGCACAGATGCAGGCCTTTGTGTCCGAGAGTCAGCGGGCAGCTGAACTGGAAGAGAAGCGGCGCTATCGTTTCCTGGCTGAGAAGCACCTGCTGCTTTCCAACACCTTCCTGCAGTTTTTTGGCCGG GCCCGGGGCATGCTCCAGAACCGCGTGCTGCTGTGGAAGGAGCAGTCGGAGGCGAGCCGCAGCCCGTCGCGCGCCCACTCCCCGGGCCTGCTGGGCCCCGCGCTGGGGCCGCCCTACCCCTCGGGCCGCCTGACGCCCACCCGCCTGGACATG CCCCAGAGGCCCCTGGCGGAGTTCAGCGCCCCCCGCAGCCGGCACGGCTCCGAGCCCGGCGAGGCGAGGTCCCCGTCGCAGCTGGAGCCAGACCGCCGGTCGCTGCCCCGGACGCCGTCAGCCT CCTCGCTCTACGCCAGCGGCAGCCCGCGCTCGCGCTCCAACTCGTTCGGCGAGCggccgggcggcgggggcggcgggggcgcccGGAGAGTCCGCGCCCTCGTCTCCCACTCGGAGGGCGCCAACCACACGCTGCTGCGCTTCTCGGCCGGGGACGTCGTGGAGGTGCTGGTGCCCGAGGCCCAGAACGGCTGGCTCTACGGCAAGCTGGAGGGCTCATGCGT GAGCGGCTGGTTCCCCAAGGCCTACGTGAAGCCTTTGGAGGAGGTGCCCGTGAGCCCCATGTGCCCCTTGAGCCCAGTGACCTCCATGAACCCGATGAGCCCAATGAATGAGTTACCTTCCAG ATCCTACCCGCTCCGGGGCAGCCACAGCCTCGATGACCTCCTGGACCGGCCGGCCAACTCTACAGCACCCTCAGAGTACTGGGACGGCCAGTCCCGCTCCCGAACCCCGAGCCGCGTCCCAAGCCgcgcccccagccccacacctaCAGCCTTGCCTGATAGCCGCCAAAGCAGCATGGGCAGCCCGGGGGTGGCCAGTGATGTCAAG AAACTTATGTCCTGGGAGCAGCACCCTCCAGAGCTCTTCCCTCG GGGCACAAACCCCTTTGCCACGGTAAAGCTGCGTCCCACCATCACCAACGACCGCTCGGCGCCCCTCATCCGCTGA